The following coding sequences lie in one Sorghum bicolor cultivar BTx623 chromosome 6, Sorghum_bicolor_NCBIv3, whole genome shotgun sequence genomic window:
- the LOC110436434 gene encoding golgin subfamily A member 2-like, translating to MVALEDKKEREAALNEAQETLSTMGSKVSRAEEDAQVARKALERAKEEDVLNEEVATKAARYNGVATELDKEKRLVESDLVAVQNAYHRIKEEHLKSEIARGATEEAGKKAHDDLEVERTRSRGLSDDVDRLKRMLREKEEALLQSGKMIEDLRVKNTDLACPYKEIERANTDLVGENTALEEKVRVLKDDLLAAQADAQSSRAQLEGEVALTSRLRIAINDLSTS from the exons ATGGTGGCTTTAGAGgataagaaggagagggaggctgctctgaATGAGGCTCAGGAGACCTTATCCACTATGGGCAGCAAGGTCTCCCGGGCGGAGGAGGACGCCCAAGTCGCTCGAAAGGCCTTGGAGAGGGCCAAAGAGGAAGACGTCTTGAATGAGGAGGTGGCTACCAAGGCCGCACGTTATAATGGTGTGGCCACCGAGCTCGACAAGGAGAAGAGGCTCGTTGAGTCAGACCTCGTCGCCGTCCAGAATGCTTACCACAGAATAAAAGAGGAACATCTGAAGAGCGAAATCGCTCGAGGCGCCACGGAGGAGGCTGGGAAGAAGGCCCACGATGATCTCGAGGTAGAGCGAACCCGCTCTCGTGGcctttctgacgacgtcgatcgtctgaagagaaTGCTGCGAGAGAAGGAGGAAGCCCTCTTACAGTCGGGTAAGATGATCGAGGACCTACGGGTCAAAAATACCGATCTGGCTTGTCCTTacaaggagatcgagagggccaacaccgactTAGTTGGTGAGAACACGGCTCTCGAGGAGAAGGTTCGCG TCCTTAAAGATGATCTTCTAGCCGCCCAAGCCGACGCCCAATCCTCTagggctcagctcgagggggaggtcgctctAACCAGTCGACTAAGGATTGCGATaaacgacctctcgacctcctaG